Proteins encoded together in one Kitasatospora albolonga window:
- a CDS encoding GntR family transcriptional regulator, translating to MALTSPRRSALADQVIAQLRNQITSGEWPVGSRIPTEPELVEQLGVARNTVREAVRALAHNGLLDIRQGSGTYVIATSELAGVMHRRFAAADPRHIAELRSTLESSAARLAAVRRTERDLRQLDTLMARREEAWASGDAEAFVAADATLHLAVVAASHNDVLTELYADLGDLLREYLRGDVGPELRPENHMDHARLVEAIRAGDAETAAAEAASHALNCLVDQV from the coding sequence ATGGCGCTGACGTCTCCACGGCGTTCGGCACTCGCCGACCAGGTGATCGCACAGCTGCGCAACCAGATCACCTCGGGCGAGTGGCCGGTCGGCTCACGGATTCCGACCGAGCCGGAGCTGGTCGAGCAGCTCGGCGTGGCCCGTAACACCGTGCGCGAGGCGGTGCGGGCCCTGGCGCACAACGGGCTGCTGGACATCCGGCAGGGCTCGGGCACCTATGTGATCGCCACGAGCGAGCTGGCCGGGGTGATGCACCGCCGCTTCGCCGCCGCCGATCCGCGCCATATCGCGGAGCTGCGCTCGACGCTGGAGTCGTCGGCCGCGCGGCTCGCCGCCGTACGCCGTACCGAGCGTGATCTGCGGCAGCTCGACACGCTGATGGCGCGCCGGGAGGAGGCGTGGGCCTCGGGGGACGCGGAGGCGTTCGTCGCGGCCGACGCGACGCTGCACCTGGCGGTCGTCGCGGCCTCGCACAACGACGTCCTGACCGAGCTCTACGCGGACCTGGGGGATCTGCTGCGCGAGTATCTGCGCGGTGACGTGGGTCCCGAGCTGCGCCCCGAGAACCATATGGATCACGCGCGGCTGGTGGAGGCGATCCGGGCGGGGGACGCGGAGACGGCGGCGGCCGAGGCGGCGAGCCATGCGCTGAACTGCCTGGTGGACCAGGTGTAG
- a CDS encoding signal peptidase: MGWLWAIIVGLVLGVLARAILPGKQDIPLWLTVVFGILGSILGNAVAGWIGVEDTKGIDWIRHLLQLIGAVAVVGVGDMVWQSVRGNKRRT; this comes from the coding sequence ATGGGCTGGTTGTGGGCAATCATCGTGGGCCTGGTGCTCGGTGTGCTCGCGCGGGCGATCCTGCCGGGCAAGCAGGACATCCCGCTCTGGCTGACCGTCGTGTTCGGCATTCTCGGCTCCATCCTCGGTAACGCCGTGGCCGGCTGGATCGGCGTCGAGGACACCAAGGGCATCGACTGGATTCGCCATCTGCTCCAGCTGATCGGTGCCGTGGCCGTCGTCGGTGTCGGAGACATGGTCTGGCAGTCCGTCCGGGGCAACAAACGCAGAACCTGA
- a CDS encoding peptidase, which translates to MSRVSKPYEIVERALELSTTDGLVVIADEHSSANLRWAGNALTTNGVTRGRTLTVIATVDGAKGTASGVVSRSAVTADDLEPLVRAAEAAARGAGPAEDAQPLVSGVPASPDFTDAPAETGSEVFADFAPALGDAFARARSGGRELYGFANHELTSTYLGTSTGLRLRHDQPTGTLELNAKSPDRTRSAWAGRATRDFKDVDPAALDAELARRLGWAERRIELPAGRYETLLPPTAVADLLIYQLWSSAARDAVEGRTVFSEPGGGTRLGETLAPLPLTLRSDPHAPGLESAPFVIAHASDDSASVFDNGLPLAPTDWVRDGKLERLTTTRHTAALTGLPLAPSIDNLVLDGGGERSLEEMVAATTGRALLLTCLWYIREVDPATLLLTGLTRDGVYLVEDGEVVGEVNNFRFNESPVDLLSRASEAGRTEKTLPREWGDWFTRAAMPALRVPDFNMSSVSQGV; encoded by the coding sequence ATGAGCCGCGTCAGCAAGCCGTACGAGATCGTCGAGCGGGCTCTGGAGCTGTCCACCACGGACGGTCTGGTGGTCATCGCCGACGAGCACTCCTCCGCCAACCTGCGCTGGGCGGGCAACGCGCTCACCACGAACGGGGTGACCCGGGGGCGGACCCTCACCGTCATCGCGACCGTGGACGGGGCGAAGGGCACGGCGTCCGGTGTCGTGTCCCGGTCCGCCGTGACCGCCGACGACCTGGAGCCGCTGGTGCGGGCCGCCGAGGCCGCCGCCCGGGGTGCCGGTCCCGCCGAGGACGCGCAGCCCCTGGTGAGCGGGGTGCCCGCCTCCCCCGACTTCACGGACGCGCCCGCCGAGACCGGCTCGGAGGTCTTCGCCGACTTCGCCCCGGCCCTCGGTGACGCCTTCGCCCGGGCCCGCTCCGGCGGCCGTGAGCTGTACGGGTTCGCCAACCACGAGCTGACCTCCACCTACCTGGGTACGTCGACGGGGCTGCGGCTGCGCCACGACCAGCCGACCGGGACGCTGGAGCTGAACGCCAAGTCGCCGGACCGGACCCGTTCCGCGTGGGCGGGGAGGGCGACCCGGGACTTCAAGGACGTCGACCCGGCGGCGCTGGACGCGGAGCTGGCGCGGCGGCTGGGATGGGCGGAGCGGCGGATCGAGCTGCCCGCCGGGCGGTACGAGACGCTGCTGCCGCCGACCGCCGTCGCGGACCTGCTGATCTACCAGCTGTGGTCGTCCGCCGCGCGGGACGCCGTGGAGGGCCGGACGGTCTTCTCCGAGCCGGGCGGCGGAACCCGGCTGGGCGAGACGCTGGCGCCGCTGCCGCTGACCCTGCGCAGCGACCCGCACGCGCCGGGTCTGGAGTCGGCGCCGTTCGTGATCGCCCACGCCTCCGACGACAGCGCTTCGGTCTTCGACAACGGGCTGCCGCTGGCCCCGACGGACTGGGTGCGGGACGGAAAGCTGGAGCGGCTGACGACGACCCGGCACACGGCCGCCCTCACCGGGCTGCCCCTCGCCCCGTCCATCGACAACCTGGTGCTGGACGGGGGCGGTGAGCGGTCGCTGGAGGAGATGGTGGCCGCGACGACCGGGCGGGCGCTGCTGCTGACCTGCCTCTGGTACATCCGGGAGGTGGACCCGGCGACGCTGCTGCTGACCGGGCTGACCCGGGACGGCGTCTATCTGGTGGAGGACGGCGAGGTGGTCGGTGAGGTGAACAACTTCCGGTTCAACGAATCGCCGGTGGACCTGCTGTCCCGGGCCTCGGAGGCGGGGCGTACGGAGAAGACGCTGCCGCGCGAGTGGGGCGACTGGTTCACCCGGGCCGCGATGCCCGCGCTGCGCGTCCCAGACTTCAACATGAGCTCGGTGAGCCAGGGCGTGTGA
- a CDS encoding MFS transporter, with the protein MPDDETQTQTQAQIQTLDRGAASRGATVRTPAARSAAPLLPGAAEAPAPWLLRLIAVGLVLAALNLRPAITSLGALLEEVREGLHMSGSVAGVLTSVPPLCFALFGVMAPRLARRFGAGSVVCAGMAAIAVGLVIRPYIGSTAGFLAASALALMGIAVSNILMPVIVKRWFPDRVGTMTGLYSMALALGTALAAAVTVPLTGAMGGNWQSGLAIWAGLAALAVLPWIILVRDRTPAPGQAASGQSASGRASSGQSASGQAGPGQSAATGKGTDSGRTASGTVAAAARPADAPGLRITRSRTAWGLACFFGLQATAAYITMGWMPQIFRDAGVPAGTAGVLLAVTMAMGVPLAFVIPRVAGRLKQQGPIVVVLGLCGLIGYGGLYLAPAAGAWAWALLLGIANCAFPLALTMIGMRSRTGAGVVRLSAFAQSTGYLLSIPGPLLVGVLYQHSGGWGLPIALMAGLMIPQMVAGVLAGRDRTIEDEC; encoded by the coding sequence ATGCCGGACGACGAAACCCAGACCCAGACCCAAGCCCAGATTCAGACCTTGGACCGTGGCGCAGCGAGCCGTGGCGCCACCGTGCGCACCCCCGCCGCCCGTTCGGCGGCCCCGCTGCTCCCCGGAGCCGCCGAGGCCCCGGCCCCCTGGCTGCTGCGTCTGATCGCCGTCGGGCTCGTCCTGGCCGCCCTCAACCTCCGCCCCGCCATCACCAGCCTCGGCGCCCTCCTCGAAGAGGTTCGCGAGGGGCTGCACATGAGCGGGAGCGTGGCGGGCGTACTGACCTCCGTACCGCCGCTCTGCTTCGCGCTCTTCGGGGTCATGGCGCCCCGCCTCGCCCGCCGCTTCGGCGCGGGCTCCGTCGTCTGCGCGGGCATGGCGGCCATCGCGGTCGGCCTGGTGATCCGCCCGTACATCGGCTCCACCGCCGGGTTCCTGGCCGCCAGCGCCCTGGCCCTGATGGGCATCGCCGTCAGCAACATCCTGATGCCGGTGATCGTCAAGCGCTGGTTCCCCGACCGCGTCGGCACCATGACCGGCCTCTACTCCATGGCCCTGGCCCTCGGCACCGCCCTCGCCGCCGCCGTCACCGTCCCGCTGACCGGCGCGATGGGCGGGAACTGGCAGTCCGGGCTGGCGATCTGGGCCGGACTGGCCGCGCTCGCGGTGCTGCCCTGGATCATCCTCGTACGGGACCGGACCCCGGCGCCCGGGCAGGCGGCCTCCGGACAGTCGGCCTCCGGACGGGCGAGCTCCGGGCAGTCGGCCTCCGGACAGGCAGGCCCCGGGCAGTCAGCCGCGACCGGTAAGGGCACGGACTCCGGCCGGACCGCTTCCGGTACGGTCGCCGCTGCTGCCCGTCCCGCCGACGCGCCGGGGCTCCGGATCACCCGCAGCCGGACCGCGTGGGGGCTCGCCTGCTTCTTCGGGCTCCAGGCGACCGCCGCGTACATCACCATGGGCTGGATGCCGCAGATCTTCCGGGACGCGGGGGTCCCGGCAGGTACGGCGGGCGTCCTGCTCGCGGTCACCATGGCGATGGGTGTACCGCTCGCCTTCGTCATCCCCCGGGTCGCCGGCCGGCTCAAGCAGCAGGGCCCCATCGTCGTCGTCCTCGGCCTCTGCGGCCTGATCGGTTACGGGGGCCTCTACCTGGCCCCGGCCGCCGGTGCGTGGGCCTGGGCGCTGCTGCTCGGCATCGCCAACTGCGCCTTCCCGCTCGCCCTCACCATGATCGGGATGCGCTCGCGGACCGGGGCGGGCGTGGTCCGGCTCTCCGCCTTCGCCCAGTCCACCGGCTATCTGCTCTCGATCCCGGGCCCGCTGCTCGTCGGCGTGCTCTACCAGCACAGCGGCGGCTGGGGGCTGCCGATCGCCCTGATGGCGGGGCTGATGATCCCGCAGATGGTGGCCGGGGTGCTGGCCGGGCGGGACCGGACGATCGAGGACGAGTGCTGA
- a CDS encoding enoyl-[acyl-carrier-protein] reductase has translation MSGILDGKRILITGVLMESSIAFHAAKVAQEQGAEVILTAFPRPTLTERIAKKLPKPAKVIELDVTNQEHLDRLEGLVREELGSLDGVVHSIGFAPQDALGGNFLNTPFESVATAMHVSAFSLKSLAMACKPLMSEGGSIVGLTFDAQYAWPQYDWMGPAKAALEATSRYLARDLGKDGLRCNLISAGPLRSMAAKSIPGFEELADVWNTRAPLAWDMNDPEPAGRSIVALLSDFFPRTTGEIIHVDSGVHMMGA, from the coding sequence ATGAGCGGAATTCTCGACGGCAAGCGCATCCTCATCACCGGGGTGCTGATGGAGTCGTCCATCGCGTTCCACGCCGCGAAGGTGGCCCAGGAGCAGGGGGCCGAGGTCATCCTCACGGCCTTCCCCCGCCCCACCCTGACCGAGCGCATCGCCAAGAAGCTGCCGAAGCCGGCCAAGGTCATCGAGCTGGACGTGACCAACCAGGAGCACCTGGACCGGCTGGAGGGCCTGGTCCGCGAGGAGCTCGGCTCGCTCGACGGTGTCGTCCACTCCATCGGCTTCGCGCCGCAGGACGCGCTCGGCGGCAACTTCCTGAACACGCCGTTCGAGTCCGTCGCCACCGCGATGCACGTCTCCGCGTTCTCGCTGAAGTCGCTGGCCATGGCGTGCAAGCCGCTCATGAGCGAGGGCGGCTCGATCGTCGGCCTCACCTTCGACGCCCAGTACGCCTGGCCGCAGTACGACTGGATGGGCCCGGCCAAGGCCGCCCTGGAGGCCACCTCCCGCTACCTCGCCCGTGACCTGGGCAAGGACGGGCTGCGCTGCAACCTCATCTCCGCCGGTCCGCTCCGCTCCATGGCCGCCAAGTCCATCCCGGGCTTCGAGGAACTGGCCGACGTCTGGAACACCCGCGCCCCGCTGGCCTGGGACATGAACGACCCGGAGCCGGCCGGCCGCAGCATCGTCGCCCTGCTCTCCGACTTCTTCCCGCGGACGACGGGCGAGATCATCCACGTCGACAGCGGCGTGCACATGATGGGCGCCTGA
- a CDS encoding phosphohistidine phosphatase — MSVETPRRIVLLRHAKAEWSQSSDHERPLAERGRKDAPVAGRRLADSGIDFDLALCSSAVRTRETWKLAVHEFAQRPRTVYEERLYEASLGELIALFNETPDEVRNLLVIGHNPGMHGAADALSGSAEGDTLARMTRDGFPTASYAVVEFPGSWKSVEHGAGRLVEYWTPND, encoded by the coding sequence ATGAGCGTCGAGACACCTCGCAGGATCGTCCTTCTCAGGCATGCCAAGGCGGAATGGTCGCAGTCCTCCGACCATGAGCGCCCGCTGGCCGAGCGCGGTCGCAAGGACGCGCCCGTGGCCGGCCGCAGGCTCGCCGACTCCGGCATCGACTTCGACCTGGCCCTGTGCTCCAGCGCCGTCAGGACGCGGGAGACCTGGAAGCTGGCGGTCCACGAATTCGCCCAGCGCCCCAGGACCGTCTACGAGGAGAGGCTGTACGAGGCATCCCTCGGCGAACTGATCGCCCTCTTCAACGAGACCCCGGACGAGGTCCGCAACCTTCTGGTCATCGGCCACAATCCGGGGATGCACGGGGCCGCCGACGCCCTCTCCGGCTCGGCCGAGGGCGACACCCTGGCCAGGATGACCCGGGACGGCTTCCCGACGGCCTCGTACGCCGTGGTGGAGTTCCCCGGCTCCTGGAAGAGCGTGGAGCACGGAGCGGGCCGACTCGTCGAGTACTGGACGCCGAACGACTGA
- a CDS encoding phosphoserine phosphatase SerB, which produces MSASQPPRPPSSPELQGNPVDLPVNPPPDLVDSTPTLLVKIFGKDRPGITAGLFDTLAAYSVDVVDIEQVVTRGRIVLCALVTSPTAGGTTEGDLRATVHSWADSLKLQAEIISGTGDNRPRGDGRSHVTVLGHPLTAESTAAIAARITSTGGNIDRIFRLAKYPVTAVEFAVSGTGTEELRTALATGAAEIGVDVAVVSAGLSRRAQRLVVMDVDSTLIQDEVIELFAAHAGCEDKVAEVTEQAMRGELDFEQSLHARVALLAGLDASVVDKVRTEVRLTPGARTLIRTLKRLGYQVGVVSGGFTQVTDDLKERLGLDFASANTLEVVDGKFTGRVVGDVVDRAGKARLLRSFAEQAGVPLAQTVAIGDGANDLDMLNTAGLGVAFNAKPVVREAAHTAVNVPFLDTVLYLLGITREEVEAADGLVD; this is translated from the coding sequence ATGAGCGCATCTCAGCCACCTCGGCCTCCCTCCTCCCCCGAGCTCCAGGGGAACCCCGTGGACCTTCCCGTGAACCCTCCCCCGGACCTTGTGGACAGCACCCCCACCCTGCTCGTCAAGATCTTCGGCAAGGACCGCCCCGGTATCACCGCCGGGCTGTTCGACACCCTCGCCGCGTACTCCGTCGACGTCGTGGACATCGAGCAGGTCGTCACGCGGGGGCGCATCGTGCTGTGCGCCCTGGTCACCTCGCCCACGGCGGGCGGGACGACCGAGGGCGACCTGCGGGCGACCGTGCACAGCTGGGCCGACTCCCTGAAGCTCCAGGCCGAGATCATCTCGGGTACCGGTGACAACCGGCCCCGGGGCGACGGCCGTTCCCATGTGACCGTGCTGGGGCACCCGCTCACCGCGGAGTCGACCGCCGCCATAGCGGCCAGGATCACCTCGACCGGCGGGAACATCGACCGGATCTTCCGGCTGGCGAAGTACCCGGTCACCGCCGTCGAGTTCGCGGTGTCGGGGACCGGGACCGAGGAGCTGCGGACCGCGCTGGCGACCGGGGCCGCGGAGATCGGCGTGGACGTCGCGGTGGTCTCGGCCGGGCTGAGCCGCCGGGCCCAGCGCCTGGTCGTCATGGACGTGGACTCCACGCTCATCCAGGACGAGGTGATCGAGCTCTTCGCGGCCCACGCGGGCTGTGAGGACAAGGTCGCCGAGGTCACCGAGCAGGCGATGCGCGGCGAGCTGGACTTCGAGCAGTCGCTGCACGCCCGGGTCGCGCTGCTGGCGGGGCTGGACGCCTCGGTGGTGGACAAGGTCCGCACCGAGGTGCGGCTCACGCCGGGTGCCCGCACCCTGATCCGTACGCTGAAGCGCCTCGGGTACCAGGTGGGCGTCGTCTCGGGCGGCTTCACCCAGGTCACGGACGATCTGAAGGAGCGCCTCGGCCTCGATTTCGCCTCCGCCAACACGCTGGAGGTGGTGGACGGCAAGTTCACCGGACGGGTCGTCGGCGATGTCGTGGACCGGGCGGGGAAGGCTCGGCTGCTGCGGAGCTTCGCCGAACAGGCGGGGGTGCCGCTCGCGCAGACGGTGGCCATCGGGGACGGGGCGAACGACCTCGACATGCTGAACACGGCGGGACTCGGCGTCGCCTTCAACGCCAAGCCCGTGGTCCGCGAGGCGGCGCACACGGCGGTGAACGTGCCGTTCCTGGACACCGTGCTCTATCTGCTCGGCATCACCCGTGAAGAGGTCGAGGCGGCGGACGGCCTCGTCGACTGA
- a CDS encoding 3-oxoacyl-[acyl-carrier-protein] reductase → MSRSVLVTGGNRGIGLAIARAFADNGDQVAITYRSGEPPRELTDAGVLAVRCDITDAEQVEQGYKEIEEKHGPVEVLVANAGITKDQLLMRMSEEDFTSVVDTNLNGTFRVVKRANRGMLRAKKGRVVLISSVVGLLGSAGQANYAASKAGLVGFARSLARELGSRNITFNVVAPGFVDTDMTQVLTEEQRESIVSKVPLGRYARPEEIAAAVRFLASDDASYITGAVIPVDGGLGMGH, encoded by the coding sequence TTGAGCCGCTCGGTTCTCGTCACCGGAGGAAACCGGGGCATCGGCCTCGCCATCGCCCGCGCCTTCGCCGACAACGGCGACCAGGTCGCGATCACCTACCGCTCCGGCGAGCCTCCCCGGGAGCTCACCGACGCGGGTGTCCTCGCGGTCCGCTGCGACATCACCGACGCCGAGCAGGTGGAGCAGGGCTACAAGGAGATCGAGGAGAAGCACGGTCCCGTGGAGGTGCTGGTCGCCAACGCCGGTATCACCAAGGACCAGTTGCTGATGCGGATGTCCGAGGAGGACTTCACCTCCGTCGTCGACACCAACCTCAACGGCACCTTCCGGGTCGTCAAGCGCGCCAACCGCGGCATGCTGCGCGCCAAGAAGGGCCGCGTCGTCCTGATCTCCTCCGTCGTCGGCCTCCTCGGCTCGGCGGGCCAGGCGAACTACGCCGCCTCCAAGGCCGGACTCGTCGGGTTCGCCCGGTCGCTGGCCCGTGAGCTCGGCTCGCGGAACATCACCTTCAACGTCGTCGCCCCCGGTTTTGTCGACACCGACATGACCCAGGTGCTCACCGAGGAGCAGCGCGAGAGCATCGTGTCCAAGGTGCCGCTGGGCCGCTACGCGCGGCCCGAGGAGATCGCCGCCGCCGTGCGTTTCCTCGCCTCCGACGACGCGTCGTACATCACTGGAGCCGTCATCCCCGTTGACGGCGGATTGGGCATGGGTCACTGA
- a CDS encoding tyrosine--tRNA ligase, with product MTDIVDELKWRGLFAQSTDEDALRKALADGPVTFYCGFDPTAASLHVGHLVQVLTVRRLQLAGHRPLALVGGATGQIGDPRPTAERTLNDPETVAAWVQRLRQQIEPFLTFEGPNAATMVNNLDWTAGMSAIEFLRDIGKHFRVNKMLTKDSVARRLESQEGISYTEFSYQLLQGMDFLELYRRYGCVLQQGGSDQWGNLTAGIDLIHRLEPGATVHALATPLMVKADGTKFGKSESGAVWLDPEMTTPYAFYQFWLNVDDRDISRYMRILSFRSRAELEELERLTEERPQARSAQRALAEELTTLVHGGEQCAAVIAASKALFGQGDLAELDEATLSAALSEVPHARVPELGPLVDLLVEVGLAPSKSGARRTVKEGGAYVNNVKVADGEAAPDAGELLHGRWLVLRRGKKNLAAVEVVPAG from the coding sequence GTGACGGACATCGTCGACGAGCTGAAGTGGCGCGGGCTGTTCGCCCAGTCCACTGACGAGGACGCATTGCGCAAGGCTCTCGCGGACGGTCCCGTCACCTTCTATTGCGGCTTCGACCCGACGGCGGCGAGCCTGCACGTGGGGCACCTGGTGCAGGTCCTCACCGTGCGGCGGCTCCAGCTGGCGGGGCACCGCCCGCTCGCCCTGGTCGGCGGGGCCACCGGTCAGATCGGTGACCCGCGCCCGACCGCCGAGCGCACGCTGAACGACCCGGAGACCGTTGCCGCCTGGGTGCAGCGGCTGCGGCAGCAGATCGAGCCGTTCCTCACCTTCGAGGGGCCGAACGCGGCGACGATGGTCAACAACCTGGACTGGACCGCGGGCATGTCCGCGATCGAGTTCCTGCGGGACATCGGGAAGCACTTCCGGGTCAACAAGATGCTGACCAAGGACTCGGTCGCGCGCCGGCTGGAGTCGCAGGAGGGCATCAGCTACACGGAGTTCAGCTACCAGCTGCTCCAGGGGATGGACTTCCTGGAGCTGTACCGCCGCTACGGCTGTGTCCTCCAGCAGGGCGGCAGCGACCAGTGGGGCAATCTCACCGCGGGCATCGACCTGATCCACCGGCTGGAGCCGGGTGCCACCGTGCACGCGCTGGCGACGCCGCTGATGGTGAAGGCGGACGGGACCAAGTTCGGCAAGTCCGAGAGCGGTGCCGTCTGGCTGGACCCGGAGATGACCACGCCGTACGCGTTCTACCAGTTCTGGCTGAACGTGGACGACCGGGACATCTCGCGGTACATGCGCATCCTCAGCTTCAGGAGCCGTGCCGAGCTGGAGGAGCTGGAGCGGCTGACCGAGGAGCGGCCGCAGGCCCGTTCGGCGCAGCGCGCGCTGGCCGAGGAGCTGACCACGCTGGTGCACGGCGGGGAGCAGTGCGCGGCGGTCATCGCGGCGTCGAAGGCGCTGTTCGGCCAGGGTGATCTGGCCGAGCTGGACGAGGCGACGCTGAGCGCGGCCCTCTCCGAGGTGCCGCACGCCCGGGTTCCCGAGCTGGGTCCGCTGGTGGACCTCCTGGTCGAGGTCGGTCTCGCGCCGAGCAAGTCGGGGGCCCGGCGCACGGTCAAGGAGGGCGGCGCGTACGTGAACAACGTGAAGGTCGCCGACGGCGAGGCCGCGCCGGACGCCGGGGAGCTGCTGCACGGGCGCTGGCTGGTGCTGCGCCGGGGCAAGAAGAACCTGGCGGCCGTGGAGGTCGTCCCGGCGGGCTGA
- a CDS encoding peptidase C69, producing the protein MPHEVDQSFLALPLRALADAALARARALGATHADFRLERVRSASWRLRDARPAGASDSTDLGYAVRVVHGGAWGFASGVDLTMDAAAKVASQAVAMAKLSAKVIAAAGSDERVELADEPVHGERTWVSAYDVDPFSVPDEEKAALLAEWSGRLLGADGVAHVDASLMTVHENKFYADTAGTVTTQQRVRIQPQFTAVAVDGATGEFDSMRTIAPPVGRGWEYLTGTGWDWDAELEQIPVLLAEKMRAPSVEAGTYDLVVDPSNLWLTIHESIGHATELDRALGYEAAYAGTSFATFDQLGKLTYGSPVMNVTGDRTAEHGLATIGYDDEGVEAQSWDLIKDGTLVGYQLDRRIAKLTGLGRSNGCAFADSPGHVPVQRMANVSLRPDPGGLSTEDLIGGVERGIYVVGDRSWSIDMQRYNFQFTGQRFFRIENGRLAGQLRDVAYQATTTDFWGSMEKVGGPQTYVLGGAFNCGKAQPGQVAAVSHGCPSALFRGVNILNTTQEAGR; encoded by the coding sequence GTGCCCCACGAGGTAGATCAGTCATTCCTGGCCCTGCCCCTGCGCGCGCTGGCCGACGCGGCGCTCGCCCGGGCCCGGGCGCTCGGCGCCACGCACGCCGACTTCCGGCTGGAGCGGGTGCGCAGCGCGTCCTGGCGGCTGCGGGACGCGCGGCCCGCCGGTGCGTCGGACAGTACGGACCTGGGGTACGCGGTGCGGGTGGTGCACGGCGGGGCCTGGGGGTTCGCCTCGGGTGTCGACCTGACGATGGACGCGGCGGCGAAGGTGGCCTCGCAGGCCGTGGCGATGGCCAAGCTGTCGGCGAAGGTGATCGCGGCGGCGGGCTCCGACGAGCGGGTGGAGCTGGCGGACGAGCCGGTGCACGGTGAGCGGACCTGGGTCTCGGCGTACGACGTCGACCCGTTCTCTGTACCGGACGAGGAGAAGGCGGCGCTGCTCGCGGAGTGGAGCGGGCGGCTGCTGGGCGCGGACGGGGTGGCGCATGTGGACGCGTCCCTGATGACCGTGCACGAGAACAAGTTCTACGCGGACACGGCGGGCACGGTCACCACGCAGCAGCGGGTGCGTATCCAGCCGCAGTTCACGGCCGTGGCGGTGGACGGCGCGACCGGCGAGTTCGACTCGATGCGCACGATCGCACCGCCGGTCGGGCGCGGCTGGGAGTACCTGACCGGCACCGGCTGGGACTGGGACGCCGAGCTGGAGCAGATCCCCGTGCTGCTCGCGGAGAAAATGCGGGCGCCGAGCGTCGAGGCGGGGACGTACGACCTGGTGGTCGACCCCTCCAACCTCTGGCTGACCATCCACGAGTCGATCGGCCACGCCACCGAGCTGGACCGGGCGCTCGGTTACGAGGCGGCGTACGCGGGCACGTCGTTCGCCACCTTCGACCAGCTCGGCAAGCTGACGTACGGCTCCCCCGTCATGAACGTGACCGGTGACCGCACCGCCGAACACGGCCTCGCGACCATCGGGTACGACGACGAGGGCGTCGAGGCGCAGTCCTGGGACCTGATCAAGGACGGCACCCTCGTCGGCTACCAGCTGGACCGCCGGATCGCGAAGCTCACGGGTCTGGGCCGCTCCAACGGGTGCGCGTTCGCGGACTCGCCGGGCCATGTCCCCGTCCAGCGCATGGCGAACGTGTCGTTGCGGCCGGACCCGGGCGGGCTGTCGACGGAGGACCTGATCGGCGGGGTCGAGCGCGGGATCTACGTGGTCGGTGACCGGTCCTGGTCGATCGACATGCAGCGGTACAACTTCCAGTTCACCGGGCAGCGGTTCTTCCGCATCGAGAACGGCCGCCTGGCCGGGCAGCTGCGCGATGTGGCGTACCAGGCGACGACGACGGACTTCTGGGGCTCGATGGAGAAGGTCGGCGGCCCGCAGACGTACGTGCTCGGCGGCGCGTTCAACTGCGGCAAGGCCCAGCCGGGCCAGGTCGCGGCGGTCTCCCACGGCTGCCCCTCCGCCCTCTTCCGGGGCGTGAACATCCTCAACACGACGCAGGAGGCCGGACGATGA